From Deltaproteobacteria bacterium:
CCGCACTTCGAACTGCGTCATCTGGACGCGTCCTCGCTGCGCTGGAGCGTCGAACGCACGCTGTCCGCCGTCGCCTCCATGCGTCCGTCGCTGATTTACGCGCTGGTGGGATCGGTGGCGCTCGGCGACGACCTCGCATTTGCGGAGCGGCTCACGCGCGTCACGGACGCCACACTCGTCATCGGTGGGGATTGGCCGCAGTTCCACGCGCGCGAAGCGCTCGAACGGCTTCCGAACGCGTTTGGCGCCGTCACCGACTTCACCGCGTCCGGGTTGTGCGACGCCGTTGTCCACGGATCGGCGGCGTCCGCCGGACTCGCCACGCGCACGCATGCCGCCGTTGAGCGAAAGCGCGGGCGGTTCGACTACCCCATGCCGCGGCACGACCTCTTCACGAACAACGCGTATCGAATGCCGTTTCTCACCCGGCCGTTCGCGTCGATTCTGACGGCCTACGGCTGCCCGTACGCGTGCACGTTTTGCAACTCGGGGTCCATCGGTTTCGCGCAGCGCGACGACGACGGGTTGTTCCGCGAACTGGACGAGCTTGAACGGCAGGGTTTTCGTTCGATCTACGTCAAGGATTTCTCGTTCAACGCGGATGCCCCACGCGCCAAACGACTGCTGGGCGAATGGCGTCGTCGCGGCTACCGGTTCACGTGGACGGGGTTTTTCCGCGGCGAGAAGATCGACGTCGAGCTCGCGGCGCTCCTGCGCGAGACCGGGTGCCGCATGGCTCAAATCGGCATCGAAACCGCGAACGACGCGGTGCTGGGCGCGAACAAGCCCGCGGCGAATCTCGATGCGGTCAACGAAGGCGTCGCGCGGCTGCGCGACGCGGGTGTCGCGTACGGCGCGCACTTCGTCTTCGGACTCCCCGGCGACGATGAGATCGGTTTTCGCCGAACGCTCCGATGGGCCAAGGGCGCCGGTCTCGCCTACGCGTCGTTTAATGCGTTCACTCCCCGACCCGGCACGGCGCTGGCGAAGGGGGTCGATTTTTTTGCGGGCGTGCCGACCGATTCGCGGGTCGGCATTCATACACGCTCCGCCCATCGGGACTTCTACCGCGATCCACGATCGTGGTGGTCCGCCATTCGCTCCTCGGTTCGTTCCGGGAGTCTCGTATCCCTCGCCGCCATCGTCGTTCGGCGTTTTCGCCGGAAAGGGGCAGACGCATGGGTCGCATCCTGAAGCACCTCAAATATCCTGTCCGATACCCGGGCATCATCCCCCGGGCGGCCGAGAACTATTTCCGGATGATGGTGCTGGGCCAGAAGCGCCTGCGCGCTGTCGAGTTCGCGGTCAATTACGTCTGCCAGTGCCAGTGCGCTCACTGCTCGGTCGAGTTCCTCGGCCAGAAGCGACGGCCGCTGCTGGACACCGCGCAGATTTCACGCGTTCTCGACGAGTTGCACGGCATGGGAGTGATGAACATCAATTTCACGGGCGGCGAGGCGATCCTTCGCCCCGACCTGCGGGAACTCGTCCTCGCGGCCCGGCCGAAATCGACCGTCGTATCGGTGGCGACCGCCGCCACGATGGTCGACGCAAAGATCGCCGACGACCTGCGCGATTGGGGCGTGCGAATCGTCACCATCTCGCTCGATTCGGCGGATGCGGAAACGCACGACCGTTCACGCCGGCATCCCGGCAGCTACGACAAGGTCATGAACGCGACGCGCCTCTTTCAGGAGCGCGACATCGACGTGTTCTGGTGCACGATCCTCACCGACGAGAACGCGATCAACGGCGACATGCTTCGCCTTGTGGACCAAGCCGAGGAATGGGGCGTGACGCTCACGATCAACTTCTCGTGCCCCGTTGGCGCGTGGCACGA
This genomic window contains:
- a CDS encoding radical SAM protein, with product MGRILKHLKYPVRYPGIIPRAAENYFRMMVLGQKRLRAVEFAVNYVCQCQCAHCSVEFLGQKRRPLLDTAQISRVLDELHGMGVMNINFTGGEAILRPDLRELVLAARPKSTVVSVATAATMVDAKIADDLRDWGVRIVTISLDSADAETHDRSRRHPGSYDKVMNATRLFQERDIDVFWCTILTDENAINGDMLRLVDQAEEWGVTLTINFSCPVGAWHEQPVGVAPELKVLHRELMEREHVRWEGHSNYHKEGCPAGIEKLYISPYGEVMPCPFIHVTFGNVLQRPVNDIWNEMTGTEPFHEVQEGCPVAENPTFFVQYLSPLKTAEIHPVSIEQISTSPALCADGVTETVSA
- a CDS encoding radical SAM protein, giving the protein MKPVALFLNPPGARVTMRDDICSSFSKVGYAWPSIDFICQSGYLDPHFELRHLDASSLRWSVERTLSAVASMRPSLIYALVGSVALGDDLAFAERLTRVTDATLVIGGDWPQFHAREALERLPNAFGAVTDFTASGLCDAVVHGSAASAGLATRTHAAVERKRGRFDYPMPRHDLFTNNAYRMPFLTRPFASILTAYGCPYACTFCNSGSIGFAQRDDDGLFRELDELERQGFRSIYVKDFSFNADAPRAKRLLGEWRRRGYRFTWTGFFRGEKIDVELAALLRETGCRMAQIGIETANDAVLGANKPAANLDAVNEGVARLRDAGVAYGAHFVFGLPGDDEIGFRRTLRWAKGAGLAYASFNAFTPRPGTALAKGVDFFAGVPTDSRVGIHTRSAHRDFYRDPRSWWSAIRSSVRSGSLVSLAAIVVRRFRRKGADAWVAS